One region of Streptomyces subrutilus genomic DNA includes:
- a CDS encoding glutamate synthase subunit beta gives MADPKGFLTTPRETACSRPVAERLKDWNEVYVPGSLLPIISKQAGRCMDCGIPFCHNGCPLGNLIPEWNDFAYREDWSAASERLHATNNFPEFTGRLCPAPCESACVLGINQPAVTIKNVEVSIIDKAWDNGNVTPQPPERLSGKTAAVIGSGPAGLAAAQQLTRAGHTVVVYERADRVGGLLRYGIPEFKMEKVHINRRIEQMRAEGTKFRTGIEVGRDITATDLRKRFDAVVIAAGATVSRDLPVPGRELNGIHFAMEYLPLANKVQEGDFMAPPLTAEGKHVVVIGGGDTGADCVGTAHRQGAASVTQLEIMPKPGEDRSPNQPWPTFPMLYKVTSAHEEGGERVYSVSTTHFEGDEDGNVQALHLVEVEFVDGKLVQKPGTERVLPAQLVTLAMGFTGTDQANGLVEQFGLEMDARGNIERDASYATNVDGVFVAGDAGRGQSLIVWAIAEGRSAARGVDRFLTGTSALPYPVKPTDRSLTV, from the coding sequence ATGGCTGACCCGAAGGGCTTCCTCACCACCCCGCGCGAGACCGCCTGCTCCCGTCCCGTGGCCGAACGGCTGAAGGACTGGAACGAGGTCTACGTCCCTGGCTCGCTGCTCCCGATCATCAGCAAGCAGGCCGGCCGCTGCATGGACTGCGGCATCCCGTTCTGCCACAACGGCTGCCCGCTCGGGAACCTGATCCCCGAGTGGAACGACTTCGCGTACCGCGAGGACTGGTCGGCGGCCTCCGAGCGGCTGCACGCCACGAACAACTTCCCGGAGTTCACCGGGCGCCTGTGCCCGGCCCCGTGCGAGTCGGCGTGCGTCCTCGGCATCAACCAGCCGGCCGTCACGATCAAGAACGTCGAAGTCTCGATCATCGACAAGGCCTGGGACAACGGCAACGTCACCCCGCAGCCGCCGGAGCGGCTGTCGGGCAAGACGGCCGCCGTGATCGGCTCCGGCCCGGCGGGTCTCGCCGCGGCCCAGCAGCTGACCCGGGCCGGGCACACGGTGGTGGTGTACGAGCGCGCCGACCGCGTCGGCGGGCTGCTGCGCTACGGCATCCCCGAGTTCAAGATGGAGAAGGTGCACATCAACCGCCGCATCGAGCAGATGCGCGCGGAGGGCACCAAGTTCCGCACCGGCATCGAGGTCGGCCGCGACATCACCGCCACCGACCTGCGCAAGCGGTTCGACGCGGTGGTCATCGCGGCGGGCGCGACCGTCTCCCGCGACCTCCCGGTCCCGGGCCGCGAGCTGAACGGCATCCACTTCGCGATGGAGTACCTGCCGCTCGCCAACAAGGTCCAGGAGGGCGACTTCATGGCGCCCCCCCTCACGGCCGAGGGCAAGCACGTGGTCGTCATCGGCGGCGGCGACACCGGCGCGGACTGCGTGGGCACCGCCCACCGCCAGGGCGCGGCCTCGGTCACGCAGCTGGAGATCATGCCGAAGCCGGGCGAGGACCGCAGCCCGAACCAGCCGTGGCCGACGTTCCCGATGCTCTACAAGGTCACCTCGGCGCACGAGGAGGGCGGCGAGCGGGTCTACTCCGTCTCCACCACCCACTTCGAGGGCGACGAGGACGGCAACGTCCAGGCCCTGCACCTGGTCGAGGTCGAGTTCGTCGACGGCAAGCTCGTCCAGAAGCCCGGCACCGAGCGCGTCCTCCCGGCGCAGCTGGTCACCCTGGCGATGGGCTTCACGGGCACCGACCAGGCCAACGGCCTGGTGGAGCAGTTCGGCCTGGAGATGGACGCCCGCGGCAACATCGAGCGCGACGCCTCCTACGCGACCAACGTCGACGGCGTCTTCGTCGCCGGCGACGCGGGCCGCGGCCAGTCGCTCATCGTGTGGGCCATCGCGGAGGGCCGCTCGGCCGCCCGCGGCGTGGACCGCTTCCTGACGGGCACGAGCGCCCTCCCGTACCCGGTCAAGCCGACGGACCGCTCCCTGACGGTGTAA
- a CDS encoding DUF1906 domain-containing protein, whose translation MAPIRTLLSGLLGAALLVPVLPAATTAAADARTVDYGGLRLAVPADWRIVDLDREPGACLRLDLPTLYLGRAGTQSECTGRAAVSRADTLHLEPLDGAPRRADIPTLAVHFGTTLPEAPPRTDSNELRYALLRPGVMATVSYGTAPDAVRRVLAHARAVPAGAPAAPAAPPAEPAADGAEPRNAQEAFTGEGFDACTAPTQKAMDAWRAGSPFRAVGIYIGGRARACAQPQLTADWVRRQAEAGWHLMPIWVGPQPWNSASTGLSTDPAEADGQGRSAADGAVAAAASLGLPAGTVLYNDLENYSDRQTWDAPVVAYLSAWTLRLHELGYRSAAYVSAGSGVKALSAHHDQAPEAMPDVLWVARWNGAASVADADMGLSAGTPQWAGRRRAHQFRGDHDATYGGVTINIDRNWVDVDPSALGAGGVFQLS comes from the coding sequence ATGGCCCCCATCCGAACGCTGCTGAGCGGCCTCCTCGGCGCTGCCCTGCTGGTCCCCGTACTCCCCGCGGCGACGACCGCCGCCGCCGACGCGCGCACCGTCGACTATGGCGGCCTGCGCCTCGCCGTCCCCGCCGACTGGCGGATCGTCGACCTCGACCGCGAGCCCGGCGCCTGTCTGCGCCTCGACCTGCCCACCCTGTACCTCGGCCGCGCCGGCACCCAGAGCGAATGCACCGGCCGGGCGGCCGTCAGCCGCGCCGACACGCTGCACCTCGAACCCCTCGACGGGGCCCCGAGGCGCGCCGACATCCCCACCCTCGCCGTGCACTTTGGCACCACACTTCCCGAGGCCCCGCCCCGGACCGACAGCAACGAACTGCGGTACGCCCTGCTGCGGCCCGGCGTCATGGCCACCGTCTCCTACGGGACCGCGCCCGACGCCGTACGCCGGGTCCTGGCCCACGCCCGCGCGGTGCCCGCCGGCGCCCCCGCGGCCCCCGCGGCGCCCCCCGCCGAGCCCGCCGCCGACGGCGCGGAGCCCCGCAACGCCCAGGAGGCCTTCACCGGCGAGGGCTTCGACGCCTGCACCGCCCCCACCCAGAAGGCCATGGACGCCTGGCGCGCCGGTTCCCCCTTCCGGGCGGTCGGCATCTACATCGGCGGCCGCGCCCGGGCCTGCGCCCAGCCGCAGCTCACCGCCGACTGGGTACGGCGGCAGGCCGAGGCGGGCTGGCACCTCATGCCGATCTGGGTGGGCCCGCAGCCCTGGAACAGCGCCAGCACCGGCTTGTCCACCGACCCCGCCGAGGCCGACGGCCAGGGCCGGTCCGCCGCCGACGGAGCGGTGGCCGCCGCCGCGTCACTGGGCCTGCCCGCGGGCACGGTGCTGTACAACGACCTGGAGAACTACTCCGACCGCCAGACCTGGGACGCCCCGGTCGTCGCCTACCTGAGCGCCTGGACGCTCCGGCTGCACGAGCTCGGCTACCGCTCCGCCGCCTACGTCTCGGCGGGCTCCGGGGTCAAGGCGCTGAGCGCCCACCACGACCAGGCTCCCGAGGCCATGCCGGACGTGCTGTGGGTCGCCCGCTGGAACGGCGCGGCCTCGGTCGCCGACGCCGACATGGGCCTGTCCGCCGGCACCCCGCAGTGGGCGGGCCGGCGCCGCGCCCACCAGTTCCGGGGGGACCACGACGCGACCTACGGCGGGGTCACCATCAACATCGACCGCAACTGGGTCGACGTGGACCCGTCCGCCCTGGGGGCCGGGGGCGTCTTCCAGCTCAGCTAG
- a CDS encoding vWA domain-containing protein — protein MTGSAISLRTVEETAPALVSLYKSAGISLRKYGLEGGRAAVYLVLDYSGSMRPYYEDGSVQALADRVLGLSAHLDDDAAVPVVFFSTDIDALEEISLAGYEGRVTEIASRLGHMGKTSYHAAMDAVIDHYLDSGSAHPALVVFQTDGGPVNKHAAEKYLCKAARLPLFWQFIGFGNTRSAQFDFLRRLDELPVPSRRVVDNAGYFHAGPDPRTVPDPELYDRLLGEFPAWLAAARGAGIVRV, from the coding sequence ATGACGGGCAGTGCGATCAGCCTCCGCACGGTGGAGGAGACGGCTCCGGCTCTCGTGAGCCTGTACAAGAGCGCCGGGATCTCCCTGCGCAAGTACGGCCTGGAGGGCGGGCGCGCGGCGGTCTATCTGGTCCTGGACTACTCCGGGTCGATGCGCCCGTACTACGAGGACGGCAGCGTTCAGGCCCTCGCCGACCGGGTGCTGGGGCTGTCCGCGCACCTGGACGACGACGCCGCGGTGCCGGTGGTCTTCTTTTCCACGGACATCGACGCACTGGAGGAGATCTCCCTCGCCGGCTACGAGGGGAGGGTCACCGAGATCGCCTCGCGCCTCGGCCACATGGGCAAGACGTCCTACCACGCGGCGATGGACGCCGTGATCGACCACTACCTGGACTCGGGGTCCGCACACCCCGCCCTCGTCGTCTTCCAGACCGACGGCGGACCGGTCAACAAGCACGCGGCGGAGAAGTACCTGTGCAAGGCGGCCCGCCTACCCCTCTTCTGGCAGTTCATCGGCTTCGGAAACACGCGCAGCGCTCAGTTCGACTTCCTGCGCCGACTGGACGAACTGCCGGTCCCCTCCCGACGCGTCGTGGACAACGCGGGCTACTTCCACGCGGGCCCGGATCCGCGCACGGTCCCCGACCCGGAGCTGTACGACCGCCTGCTCGGCGAGTTCCCGGCCTGGCTGGCGGCGGCCCGCGGCGCGGGCATCGTGCGCGTCTGA
- a CDS encoding pyridoxamine 5'-phosphate oxidase family protein, producing MTTNNWAAFEKAEPEFAAAVRARFAQYPHHVLATLRKDGSPRVAGLNVDIRGGELWLGMMPGSMKARDLQRDPRFALHTNPGAGETMPDGDVRVCGRAVELVDPPELHRYAEETESPHPFHLFHAELTEVVRVGVEGDELVLRSWTPAGGLRTIRRGDDDEPAREDPPAGPS from the coding sequence ATGACGACGAACAACTGGGCAGCGTTCGAGAAGGCGGAGCCGGAGTTCGCGGCGGCGGTTCGGGCCCGCTTCGCGCAGTACCCGCACCACGTCCTGGCCACCCTGCGCAAGGACGGCTCCCCGCGCGTGGCCGGGCTGAACGTCGACATCCGCGGCGGGGAGCTGTGGCTCGGCATGATGCCGGGCTCGATGAAGGCCCGCGACCTCCAGCGCGACCCCCGCTTCGCGCTGCACACCAATCCGGGCGCGGGAGAGACGATGCCGGACGGGGACGTGCGGGTCTGCGGGCGCGCGGTGGAACTGGTGGACCCGCCCGAGCTGCACCGGTACGCGGAGGAGACGGAGAGCCCGCACCCCTTCCACCTCTTCCACGCCGAGCTGACGGAGGTCGTCCGCGTCGGCGTGGAGGGCGACGAGCTGGTCCTGCGGTCGTGGACCCCGGCGGGCGGCCTGCGCACGATCCGCCGGGGCGACGACGACGAGCCCGCGCGCGAGGACCCGCCGGCCGGTCCTAGCTGA
- a CDS encoding SDR family NAD(P)-dependent oxidoreductase translates to MGVSLEGKVVVITGAGRGQGAAEARLCAEAGARVVVTDVREEEGRAVAAELGDQGLYVRHDVADADGWAAVVRAAVAAFGTISALVNNAALWRTAHVERQRLDEFEALLRVNLLGPFLGIQAVAPVLRAGGGGSIVNISSTAGLVGIPGHAAYGSTKFALRGLTRSAALDLAADRIRVNSVHPGAIDTPMVAGAVEGRDWSHVPLGRMGRPREVGELVLFLCSDASSYVTGTEFAVDGGMTAG, encoded by the coding sequence GTGGGTGTCTCCCTCGAGGGAAAGGTCGTCGTCATCACCGGCGCCGGGCGCGGCCAGGGCGCGGCCGAGGCGCGGCTGTGCGCGGAGGCGGGGGCGCGGGTCGTCGTCACGGACGTACGGGAGGAAGAGGGCCGGGCGGTGGCCGCGGAACTCGGCGACCAGGGGCTGTACGTGCGGCACGACGTGGCGGACGCGGACGGCTGGGCGGCGGTCGTCCGGGCGGCGGTGGCGGCCTTCGGCACGATCTCGGCGCTGGTCAACAACGCGGCCCTGTGGCGCACGGCCCACGTGGAGCGGCAGCGGCTCGACGAGTTCGAGGCGCTCCTGCGGGTCAACCTGCTGGGCCCCTTCCTCGGCATCCAGGCGGTGGCGCCGGTGCTCCGGGCCGGCGGGGGCGGCTCGATCGTCAACATCTCCTCGACGGCCGGACTGGTCGGGATACCGGGCCACGCCGCCTACGGCTCCACCAAGTTCGCCCTGCGCGGGCTGACGCGCTCGGCGGCACTGGACCTGGCGGCGGACCGGATCCGGGTCAACTCGGTGCACCCGGGCGCCATCGACACGCCGATGGTGGCCGGCGCGGTCGAGGGCCGGGACTGGTCGCACGTGCCGCTGGGGCGGATGGGGCGGCCGCGGGAGGTCGGGGAGCTGGTCCTCTTCCTGTGCTCGGACGCGTCCTCGTACGTGACGGGCACGGAGTTCGCCGTGGACGGCGGCATGACGGCGGGGTGA
- a CDS encoding class I SAM-dependent methyltransferase, producing the protein MTKRARSFDAAAALYAANRPGYPPALFDAVEELAGRPLAGARVADVGAGTGIATGLLRARGAEVLAVEPGDGMAAELRRAHPGIPVVRGDGDRLPLASAAFDFLTYAQAWHWTDPARSVPEARRVLRPGGALALWWNDLDLSVPWIAAQDARIREAVKEIGLPSRESLEGAEFTTREVRWSRRIPLDAHLANQASHSAFLLLGEAGTREFTAAERERLLPLFPDGTIEESYVVTLRVARIGA; encoded by the coding sequence ATGACGAAACGCGCCCGGTCCTTCGACGCCGCCGCCGCCCTGTACGCCGCGAACCGGCCCGGCTATCCGCCCGCCCTCTTCGACGCGGTCGAGGAGCTCGCCGGGCGCCCGCTCGCCGGGGCGCGGGTGGCCGATGTGGGAGCGGGGACCGGGATCGCCACCGGGCTGCTGCGGGCCCGCGGGGCCGAGGTCCTCGCCGTGGAGCCGGGGGACGGGATGGCCGCCGAGCTCCGGCGGGCCCACCCGGGGATCCCGGTCGTACGCGGGGACGGCGACCGGCTGCCGCTGGCGAGCGCCGCCTTCGACTTCCTCACCTACGCCCAGGCCTGGCACTGGACCGACCCCGCCCGCTCCGTCCCCGAGGCCCGCCGCGTGCTGCGCCCCGGTGGCGCGCTCGCCCTGTGGTGGAACGACCTGGACCTGTCGGTGCCGTGGATCGCCGCGCAGGACGCCCGGATCCGGGAGGCGGTGAAGGAGATCGGGCTGCCCTCACGCGAGTCCCTGGAGGGGGCCGAGTTCACCACCCGCGAGGTCCGCTGGTCTCGGCGGATCCCCCTGGACGCCCACCTCGCCAACCAGGCCAGCCACTCCGCGTTCCTCCTCCTCGGCGAGGCCGGCACCCGGGAGTTCACGGCGGCCGAGCGGGAGCGGCTGCTGCCCCTGTTCCCGGACGGCACGATCGAGGAGTCCTACGTCGTCACCCTCCGCGTGGCCCGCATCGGCGCGTGA
- a CDS encoding VIT1/CCC1 transporter family protein yields the protein MSIIDIEAPLHTAHRDNHTHRDVNGGWLRPAVFGAMDGLVSNLALMTGVAGGAVAPHAIAITGLAGLAAGAFSMAAGEYTSVASQRELVLAELDIERQQLRKHPVDEMEELAELYVSRGVEPPLAREVAMQLSRDPEQALEIHAREELGIDPDDLPSPLVAAVSSFGSFALGALLPVLPYLLGATSLWPAVLLALAGLFACGAVVSRVTARSWWYSGLRQLALGGAAAGVTYILGTWIGGAIG from the coding sequence ATGTCCATCATCGATATCGAAGCACCGCTGCACACCGCGCACCGCGACAACCACACCCACCGCGACGTCAACGGTGGATGGCTGCGGCCGGCCGTCTTCGGTGCGATGGACGGGCTCGTCTCGAACCTCGCGCTCATGACCGGCGTGGCCGGCGGCGCCGTCGCCCCGCACGCCATCGCGATCACCGGTCTCGCGGGCCTCGCGGCCGGCGCCTTCTCGATGGCGGCCGGCGAGTACACCTCCGTCGCCTCGCAGCGCGAGCTGGTCCTCGCCGAACTGGACATAGAGCGCCAGCAGTTGCGCAAGCACCCGGTCGACGAGATGGAGGAGCTGGCCGAGCTCTACGTCTCCCGCGGCGTCGAGCCCCCGCTCGCCCGCGAGGTGGCCATGCAGCTGTCCCGGGACCCCGAGCAGGCGCTGGAGATCCACGCCCGCGAGGAGCTCGGCATCGACCCCGACGACCTGCCCTCACCGCTCGTCGCCGCCGTCTCGTCCTTCGGCTCCTTCGCGCTGGGCGCGCTGCTGCCCGTATTGCCGTACCTGCTGGGAGCCACCTCGCTGTGGCCCGCGGTGCTGCTGGCCCTGGCGGGCCTCTTCGCCTGCGGCGCGGTCGTCTCCCGGGTCACGGCCCGGTCCTGGTGGTACAGCGGACTGCGCCAGCTCGCCCTGGGTGGCGCCGCCGCCGGTGTGACGTACATCCTGGGAACCTGGATCGGCGGAGCCATAGGCTGA
- the gltB gene encoding glutamate synthase large subunit yields the protein MDGRPAQQGMYDPRNEHDACGVGFVANLSGEAGHTLVEQALTVLRNLEHRGATGSEPDSGDGAGILCQVPDAFLREVAGFDLPEAGAYAVGIAFLPADGTAQAVAVEQIEAIAAEENLTVLGWREVPVTPDLLGNGARATMPAFSQLFVSNGSSGIELDRKAFVLRKRAEREAGVYFPSLSARTIVYKGMLTTGQLEPFFPDLSDRRFASTLALVHSRFSTNTFPSWPLAHPYRFVAHNGEINTVKGNRNWMKARESQLASDAFGEGVLDRIFPICTPDASDSASFDEVLELLHLGGRSLPHSVLMMIPEAWENHTSMDPARRAFYKYHSTMMEPWDGPACVTFTDGTQVGAVLDRNGLRPGRYWVTDDGLVVLGSEVGVLDIDPAKVVRKGRLQPGKMFLVDTAQKRIIEDDEIKDELAGAAPYADWLETGEIELSDLPEREHIVHTHASVTRRQQTFGYTEEELRVILAPMARTGGEPLGSMGTDSPIAALSERPRLLFDYFTQLFAQVTNPPLDAIREELVTSLLSSIGPESNLLEPTAASCRSVTLPFPVIDNDELAKLIHVNADGDMPGMKAATLSGLYRVSGGAEALAARIAEIRTEADAAIAAGARLIVLSDRHSDAEHAPIPSLLLTSAVHHHLIATKQRTQVGLLVEAGDVREVHHVALLIGYGAAAVNPYLAMESVEDLLRAGTFLSGLEPEQAIKNLIYALGKGVLKVMSKMGISTVASYRGAQVFEAVGLNDEFVATYFNGTATKIGGAGLEVIAKEVAARHTKAYPASGIAATHRALEIGGEYQWRREGEPHLFDPETVFRLQHATRGRRYDIFRQYTDRVNEQSERLMTLRGLFGFKSDRPSISIDEVEPVSEIVKRFSTGAMSYGSISKEAHETLAIAMNQLGAKSNTGEGGEDPERLYDPARRSSIKQVASGRFGVTSEYLVNADDIQIKMAQGAKPGEGGQLPGHKVYPWVAKTRHSTPGVGLISPPPHHDIYSIEDLAQLIHDLKNANPAARIHVKLVSEVGVGTVAAGVSKAHADVVLISGHDGGTGASPLTSLKHAGGPWELGLAETQQTLLLNGLRDRIVVQTDGQLKTGRDVVIAALLGAEEFGFATAPLVVSGCVMMRVCHLDTCPVGIATQNPVLRERFSGKPEFVVNFFEFIAQEVRELLAELGFRTIEEAVGHAELLDTTKAVTHWKAQGLDLEPLFYVPELPEGAVRHALIEQDHGLEKALDNELIELAADALNAESAEAAQPVRARVAIRNINRTVGTMLGHQVTKRFGGAGLPDDTIDLTFTGSAGQSFGAFVPKGITLRLEGDANDYVGKGLSGGRIVVRPDRGADHLAEYSTIAGNTIGYGATGGEMFLRGRTGERFCVRNSGALVVSEGVGDHGCEYMTGGQAVVLGETGRNFAAGMSGGTAYVIDLDRNNVNAGNAQAVEALSDADKQWLHDVVRRHEEETGSTVAAKLLADWTAAADRFSKIIPTTYKAVLAAKDAAELAGLSESETNEKMMEAATHG from the coding sequence ATGGACGGTCGCCCCGCCCAGCAGGGCATGTACGACCCGCGCAACGAGCACGACGCCTGCGGCGTCGGCTTTGTGGCCAACCTCAGCGGCGAGGCCGGCCACACGCTGGTCGAGCAGGCGCTGACCGTATTGCGGAACCTCGAGCACCGCGGCGCCACCGGCTCCGAACCGGACTCCGGCGACGGAGCCGGAATCCTCTGCCAGGTCCCGGACGCCTTCCTCCGCGAGGTCGCCGGATTCGACCTTCCCGAGGCCGGCGCCTACGCCGTCGGCATCGCCTTCCTCCCCGCCGACGGCACCGCACAGGCCGTCGCCGTGGAGCAGATCGAGGCCATCGCCGCCGAGGAGAACCTCACGGTCCTGGGCTGGCGCGAGGTTCCGGTGACGCCGGATCTGCTCGGCAACGGCGCCCGCGCCACCATGCCGGCCTTCTCACAGCTGTTCGTCAGCAACGGTTCGAGCGGTATCGAGCTCGACCGCAAGGCGTTCGTGCTGCGCAAGCGCGCCGAGCGCGAGGCCGGGGTGTACTTCCCCTCGCTCTCCGCCCGCACCATCGTCTACAAGGGCATGCTGACCACCGGCCAGCTCGAGCCCTTCTTCCCGGACCTCTCCGACCGCCGCTTCGCCTCGACGCTCGCCCTGGTCCACTCCCGGTTCTCGACGAACACCTTCCCGTCCTGGCCGCTCGCCCACCCGTACCGCTTCGTCGCGCACAACGGCGAGATCAACACGGTCAAGGGCAACCGCAACTGGATGAAGGCCCGCGAGTCCCAGCTGGCGTCCGACGCCTTCGGCGAGGGCGTCCTGGACCGGATCTTTCCGATCTGCACCCCGGACGCCTCCGACTCGGCCTCCTTCGACGAGGTCCTGGAGCTGCTCCACCTCGGCGGCCGGTCGCTGCCGCACAGCGTGCTGATGATGATCCCGGAGGCGTGGGAGAACCACACCTCCATGGACCCGGCCCGCCGCGCGTTCTACAAGTACCACTCCACGATGATGGAGCCCTGGGACGGCCCGGCCTGCGTCACCTTCACCGACGGCACCCAGGTCGGCGCGGTCCTGGACCGCAACGGTCTGCGCCCCGGCCGCTACTGGGTCACCGACGACGGCCTCGTCGTCCTCGGCTCCGAGGTCGGCGTGCTCGACATCGACCCGGCCAAGGTCGTCCGCAAGGGCCGGCTGCAGCCCGGCAAGATGTTCCTCGTCGACACCGCCCAGAAGCGGATCATCGAGGACGACGAGATCAAGGACGAGCTGGCCGGCGCCGCCCCGTACGCCGACTGGCTGGAGACCGGCGAGATCGAGCTGTCGGACCTGCCCGAGCGCGAGCACATCGTGCACACCCACGCCTCGGTCACCCGCCGCCAGCAGACCTTCGGCTACACCGAGGAAGAGCTGCGCGTCATCCTCGCGCCGATGGCCCGTACCGGCGGCGAGCCGCTCGGCTCCATGGGCACCGACTCCCCGATCGCGGCCCTGTCCGAGCGCCCCCGGCTGCTCTTCGACTACTTCACCCAGCTCTTCGCGCAGGTCACCAACCCGCCGCTGGACGCCATCCGCGAAGAGCTCGTCACCTCGCTGCTGTCCTCCATCGGCCCGGAGTCCAACCTGCTGGAGCCGACCGCCGCGTCCTGCCGCAGCGTCACGCTGCCGTTCCCGGTGATCGACAACGACGAGCTGGCCAAGCTCATCCACGTCAACGCCGACGGCGACATGCCGGGCATGAAGGCCGCCACCCTCTCGGGCCTGTACCGGGTCTCGGGCGGCGCCGAGGCGCTGGCCGCGCGCATCGCGGAGATCCGCACCGAGGCCGACGCCGCCATCGCGGCCGGCGCCCGCCTGATCGTCCTGTCGGACCGCCACTCGGACGCCGAGCACGCGCCGATCCCGTCGCTGCTGCTCACCTCCGCCGTGCACCACCACCTCATCGCCACCAAGCAGCGCACCCAGGTGGGCCTGCTCGTCGAGGCCGGCGACGTCCGCGAGGTCCACCACGTCGCCCTGCTCATCGGCTACGGCGCGGCCGCGGTCAACCCGTACCTCGCCATGGAGTCCGTCGAGGACCTGCTGCGCGCCGGTACCTTCCTGTCCGGCCTGGAGCCGGAGCAGGCCATCAAGAACCTGATCTACGCGCTCGGCAAGGGCGTCCTGAAGGTCATGTCCAAGATGGGCATCTCCACCGTCGCCTCCTACCGCGGCGCCCAGGTCTTCGAGGCCGTCGGCCTGAACGACGAGTTCGTCGCGACCTACTTCAACGGCACCGCCACTAAGATCGGCGGCGCGGGCCTGGAGGTCATCGCCAAGGAGGTGGCCGCGCGCCACACCAAGGCGTACCCGGCCTCCGGCATCGCGGCCACGCACCGCGCGCTGGAGATCGGCGGCGAGTACCAGTGGCGCCGCGAGGGCGAGCCGCACCTGTTCGACCCGGAGACGGTCTTCCGCCTCCAGCACGCGACGCGCGGCCGCCGGTACGACATCTTCCGGCAGTACACGGACCGGGTGAACGAGCAGTCCGAGCGCCTGATGACGCTGCGCGGCCTGTTCGGCTTCAAGTCCGACCGCCCGTCGATCTCCATCGACGAGGTCGAGCCCGTCTCCGAGATCGTCAAGCGCTTCTCCACCGGCGCCATGTCGTACGGCTCCATCTCCAAGGAGGCGCACGAGACCCTCGCCATCGCCATGAACCAGCTGGGCGCCAAGTCCAACACCGGCGAGGGCGGCGAGGACCCGGAGCGCCTGTACGACCCGGCGCGCCGCTCCTCCATCAAGCAGGTCGCCTCCGGCCGCTTCGGTGTCACCAGCGAGTACCTGGTCAACGCGGACGACATCCAGATCAAGATGGCGCAGGGCGCCAAGCCCGGCGAGGGCGGCCAGCTGCCCGGCCACAAGGTCTACCCGTGGGTCGCCAAGACCCGGCACTCCACCCCGGGCGTCGGCCTGATCTCCCCGCCGCCGCACCACGACATCTACTCCATCGAGGACCTGGCTCAGCTGATCCACGACCTCAAGAACGCCAACCCGGCCGCCCGCATCCACGTGAAGCTGGTCTCCGAGGTCGGCGTGGGCACGGTCGCCGCCGGTGTCTCCAAGGCGCACGCGGACGTCGTCCTCATCTCCGGCCACGACGGCGGTACGGGCGCCTCCCCGCTCACCTCGCTCAAGCACGCGGGCGGCCCCTGGGAGCTCGGCCTCGCCGAGACCCAGCAGACCCTGCTGCTCAACGGGCTGCGCGACCGCATCGTCGTCCAGACCGACGGCCAGCTCAAGACCGGCCGCGACGTGGTCATCGCCGCGCTGCTCGGCGCCGAGGAGTTCGGTTTCGCGACCGCGCCGCTCGTCGTCTCCGGCTGCGTCATGATGCGCGTCTGCCACCTGGACACCTGCCCGGTCGGCATCGCCACCCAGAACCCGGTGCTGCGCGAGCGCTTCTCCGGCAAGCCCGAGTTCGTCGTCAACTTCTTCGAGTTCATCGCGCAGGAGGTGCGCGAGCTCCTCGCCGAGCTGGGCTTCCGCACGATCGAGGAGGCCGTCGGCCACGCCGAGCTGCTCGACACCACCAAGGCCGTCACGCACTGGAAGGCGCAGGGCCTCGACCTCGAGCCGCTGTTCTACGTGCCCGAGCTGCCCGAGGGCGCGGTCCGCCACGCCCTCATCGAGCAGGACCACGGTCTGGAGAAGGCCCTCGACAACGAGCTCATCGAGCTCGCGGCCGACGCGCTGAACGCCGAGTCCGCCGAGGCCGCCCAGCCGGTCCGCGCCCGGGTCGCGATCCGCAACATCAACCGGACCGTCGGCACCATGCTCGGCCACCAGGTCACCAAGAGGTTCGGCGGCGCGGGCCTGCCCGACGACACCATCGACCTGACCTTCACCGGCAGCGCCGGCCAGTCCTTCGGCGCCTTCGTGCCGAAGGGCATCACCCTGCGCCTGGAGGGCGACGCCAACGACTACGTCGGCAAGGGCCTGTCGGGCGGACGGATCGTGGTCCGCCCGGACCGCGGCGCCGACCACCTCGCCGAGTACTCCACCATCGCCGGCAACACCATCGGCTACGGGGCCACCGGCGGCGAGATGTTCCTGCGCGGCCGCACCGGCGAGCGCTTCTGCGTCCGCAACTCCGGCGCCCTGGTCGTCTCGGAGGGCGTGGGCGACCACGGCTGCGAGTACATGACCGGCGGCCAGGCGGTCGTCCTGGGCGAGACGGGCCGCAACTTCGCGGCCGGCATGTCGGGCGGTACCGCGTACGTCATCGACCTCGACCGGAACAACGTCAACGCCGGCAACGCGCAAGCCGTCGAGGCCCTCTCCGACGCCGACAAGCAGTGGCTGCACGATGTGGTGCGCCGCCACGAGGAGGAGACCGGCTCGACCGTGGCCGCGAAGCTCCTGGCTGACTGGACCGCCGCCGCGGACCGCTTCAGCAAGATCATCCCGACCACGTACAAGGCAGTGCTCGCCGCCAAGGACGCCGCTGAGCTGGCCGGACTCTCGGAGTCCGAGACCAACGAGAAGATGATGGAGGCGGCGACCCATGGCTGA